Proteins from a genomic interval of Dama dama isolate Ldn47 chromosome 1, ASM3311817v1, whole genome shotgun sequence:
- the LOC133056432 gene encoding olfactory receptor 4P4-like: MENQNNVTEFVFIGLWGNKKIELLFFSLFLLCYLAVLMGNAIVLLTITCSHLKQQPMYYFLCHLSLMDVSYTSTVVPRLIRDLAAARKNISYSNCMTQLFTAHLLAGVELFILVSMAFDRYLAIVKPLHYMVIMNRQRCDMLIVLAWVVGFWHSIALLLMVLRLPFCGPNQIDHYLCDVKPLLKLVCKDIHVVSILVIANSGMVVLVIFLVLVASYIVILYNLRTHSSAGRRKALSTCGSHITVVVLFFVPCIYTYVLPAESENKDKDISVFYTVIGPVLNPLIYTLRNMEMKIAMRKVWSKVTHSDLK; the protein is encoded by the coding sequence ATGGAAAACCAAAACAATGTCACAGAATTTGTTTTCATAGGGTTGTggggaaataagaaaatagagCTACTGTTCTTTTCCTTGTTCCTGCTCTGTTACCTGGCTGTCTTGATGGGGAATGCCATCGTCTTACTCACCATCACCTGCAGCCATCTAAAGCAGCAACCAATGTACTACTTTCTCTGCCACCTCTCCCTCATGGATGTCAGCTACACCTCCACGGTGGTCCCCAGGCTAATCAGGGACTTAGCTGCAGCAAGAAAAAACATTTCCTATAGCAACTGTATGACCCAGCTCTTCACTGCCCACTTGCTGGCAGGTGTGGAACTATTCATCTTGGTGTCCATGGCTTTTGACCGCTACCTCGCCATCGTCAAGCCCCTGCACTACATGGTCATCATGAACAGACAGAGGTGTGACATGCTGATCGTCCTGGCCTGGGTCGTCGGCTTTTGGCATTCTATTGCTTTACTTCTCATGGTACTCAGGTTACCTTTCTGCGGTCCTAATCAGATAGATCACTACCTGTGTGATGTGAAGCCTCTCTTGAAACTGGTGTGCAAAGATATTCATGTTGTGAGTATCTTAGTGATTGCAAATTCAGGAATGGTGGTGCTTGTCATATTTCTTGTTCTAGTAGCTTCTTACATAGTCATACTATATAACCTTAGAACACATTCTTCTGCAGGGCGAAGAAAAGCTCTCTCAACCTGTGGTTCTCACATAACAGTTGTAGTGTTATTCTTCGTGCCCTGTATCTATACTTACGTTCTGCCTGCAGAGAGCGAGAACAAGGACAAGGACATCTCGGTGTTTTACACTGTGATCGGCCCCGTGCTGAACCCTCTCATCTACACCCTGAGGAACATGGAGATGAAAATCGCCATGAGGAAGGTATGGTCTAAAGTGACGCACTCAGATTTGAAGTGA